A stretch of the Vigna radiata var. radiata cultivar VC1973A chromosome 9, Vradiata_ver6, whole genome shotgun sequence genome encodes the following:
- the LOC106774099 gene encoding nucleoside diphosphate kinase 1 has protein sequence MAEQTFIMIKPDGVQRGLVGEIIARFEKKGFYLKGLKLISVERAFAEKHYADLSAKPFFSGLVDYIISGPVVAMIWEGKNVVVTGRKIIGATNPAQSEPGTIRGDYAIDIGRNVIHGSDSVESARKEIALWFPDGSVNWQSSQHSWIYE, from the exons ATGGCCGAGCAAACCTTCATCATGATCAAGCCTGATGGCGTTCAGAGAGGCCTT GTTGGTGAGATCATTGCCAGATTTGAGAAGAAAGGTTTCTACTTGAAAG GTTTGAAACTTATTAGTGTGGAGCGTGCTTTTGCTGAAAAGCACTATGCTGATTTATCTGCCAAGCCTTTCTTCAGTGGATTGGTGGATTACATTATCTCTGGCCCTGTTGTTGCCATGATTTGGGAGGGTAAAAATGTTGTGGTTACTGGCAGAAAGATAATTGGGGCCACTAATCCAGCTCAATCTGAGCCTGGAACTATTCGTGGTGACTATGCCATTGACATTGGAAg GAATGTTATCCATGGAAGTGATTCAGTTGAGAGTGCTCGCAAGGAAATTGCATTGTGGTTCCCTGATGGCTCTGTTAACTGGCAAAGCTCCCAACACTCTTGGATCTATGAGTAA
- the LOC106774097 gene encoding ELMO domain-containing protein A-like isoform X1 has protein sequence MEDRGSSFVAVRRIPQGETCHSNSAEVVAGSAAWLGRGLSCVCVQRRDSDASNSFDLTLAQEECLQRLQRRIDVPYDSSIIEHQDALRALWNAAFPEEELHGLISEQWKEMGWQGKDPSTDFRGGGFISLENFLYFARNFPKSFQDLLRKQEGDRSVWEYPFAVAGVNITYMLIQMLDLEAVKPRNLVGATFLKFLAENESAFDLLYCITFKLMDHQWLSMRASYMDFNAVMKATRRQLEKEILVEDITRLEDLPSYKLLSR, from the exons ATGGAGGATAGAGGAAGCTCATTCGTTGCTGTGAGGAGAATTCCTCAAGGAGAAACCTGCCATTCAAATTCTG cTGAGGTTGTGGCGGGATCAGCAGCATGGCTTGGTCGAGGTCTGTCTTGTGTCTGTGTACAGAGAAGAGATAGTGATGCTTCTAACTCTTTCGATTTAACCCTCGCCCAG GAGGAATGCTTACAGAGGCTACAGAGACGTATAGATGTTCCCTATGATAGTTCTATTATTGAGCACCAG GATGCCCTCAGGGCTTTGTGGAATGCTGCATTTCCTGAAGAAGAGCTTCATGGCTTGATATCTGAGCAATGGAAGGAAATGGGCTGGCAAGGGAAAGATCCATCAACAGATTTTAG GGGTGGTGGTTTTATATCATTGGAAAATTTTCTTTACTTTGCTAGGAATTTCCCG aaatCCTTCCAGGATCTTTTACGAAAGCAGGAAGGAGATCGATCAGTGTGGGAATATCCATTTGCAGTTGCTGGTGTTAATATCACTTACATGCTGATACAAATGCTGGATCTTGAAGCGG TCAAGCCACGCAATCTGGTTGGAGCAacttttctaaaatttcttGCAG AAAATGAGTCAGCTTTTGATCTTCTCTATTGCATAACTTTCAAGCTAATGGATCATCAATGGCTTTCTATGCGGGCCTCATACATGGATTTTAAT GCAGTGATGAAAGCAACACGACGTCAACTAGAGAAAGAGATTCTGGTTGAAGACATAACGCGGCTTGAAGATTTACCCTCTTACAAATTACTCTCCCGATAG
- the LOC106774097 gene encoding ELMO domain-containing protein A-like isoform X3, protein MWHVGPHHPAEVVAGSAAWLGRGLSCVCVQRRDSDASNSFDLTLAQEECLQRLQRRIDVPYDSSIIEHQDALRALWNAAFPEEELHGLISEQWKEMGWQGKDPSTDFRGGGFISLENFLYFARNFPKSFQDLLRKQEGDRSVWEYPFAVAGVNITYMLIQMLDLEAVKPRNLVGATFLKFLAENESAFDLLYCITFKLMDHQWLSMRASYMDFNAVMKATRRQLEKEILVEDITRLEDLPSYKLLSR, encoded by the exons ATGTGGCATGTGGGTCCACATCATCCAG cTGAGGTTGTGGCGGGATCAGCAGCATGGCTTGGTCGAGGTCTGTCTTGTGTCTGTGTACAGAGAAGAGATAGTGATGCTTCTAACTCTTTCGATTTAACCCTCGCCCAG GAGGAATGCTTACAGAGGCTACAGAGACGTATAGATGTTCCCTATGATAGTTCTATTATTGAGCACCAG GATGCCCTCAGGGCTTTGTGGAATGCTGCATTTCCTGAAGAAGAGCTTCATGGCTTGATATCTGAGCAATGGAAGGAAATGGGCTGGCAAGGGAAAGATCCATCAACAGATTTTAG GGGTGGTGGTTTTATATCATTGGAAAATTTTCTTTACTTTGCTAGGAATTTCCCG aaatCCTTCCAGGATCTTTTACGAAAGCAGGAAGGAGATCGATCAGTGTGGGAATATCCATTTGCAGTTGCTGGTGTTAATATCACTTACATGCTGATACAAATGCTGGATCTTGAAGCGG TCAAGCCACGCAATCTGGTTGGAGCAacttttctaaaatttcttGCAG AAAATGAGTCAGCTTTTGATCTTCTCTATTGCATAACTTTCAAGCTAATGGATCATCAATGGCTTTCTATGCGGGCCTCATACATGGATTTTAAT GCAGTGATGAAAGCAACACGACGTCAACTAGAGAAAGAGATTCTGGTTGAAGACATAACGCGGCTTGAAGATTTACCCTCTTACAAATTACTCTCCCGATAG
- the LOC106774097 gene encoding ELMO domain-containing protein A-like isoform X2, which yields MFAAILNCIAEVVAGSAAWLGRGLSCVCVQRRDSDASNSFDLTLAQEECLQRLQRRIDVPYDSSIIEHQDALRALWNAAFPEEELHGLISEQWKEMGWQGKDPSTDFRGGGFISLENFLYFARNFPKSFQDLLRKQEGDRSVWEYPFAVAGVNITYMLIQMLDLEAVKPRNLVGATFLKFLAENESAFDLLYCITFKLMDHQWLSMRASYMDFNAVMKATRRQLEKEILVEDITRLEDLPSYKLLSR from the exons ATGTTTGCTGCTATTCTTAATTGCATTG cTGAGGTTGTGGCGGGATCAGCAGCATGGCTTGGTCGAGGTCTGTCTTGTGTCTGTGTACAGAGAAGAGATAGTGATGCTTCTAACTCTTTCGATTTAACCCTCGCCCAG GAGGAATGCTTACAGAGGCTACAGAGACGTATAGATGTTCCCTATGATAGTTCTATTATTGAGCACCAG GATGCCCTCAGGGCTTTGTGGAATGCTGCATTTCCTGAAGAAGAGCTTCATGGCTTGATATCTGAGCAATGGAAGGAAATGGGCTGGCAAGGGAAAGATCCATCAACAGATTTTAG GGGTGGTGGTTTTATATCATTGGAAAATTTTCTTTACTTTGCTAGGAATTTCCCG aaatCCTTCCAGGATCTTTTACGAAAGCAGGAAGGAGATCGATCAGTGTGGGAATATCCATTTGCAGTTGCTGGTGTTAATATCACTTACATGCTGATACAAATGCTGGATCTTGAAGCGG TCAAGCCACGCAATCTGGTTGGAGCAacttttctaaaatttcttGCAG AAAATGAGTCAGCTTTTGATCTTCTCTATTGCATAACTTTCAAGCTAATGGATCATCAATGGCTTTCTATGCGGGCCTCATACATGGATTTTAAT GCAGTGATGAAAGCAACACGACGTCAACTAGAGAAAGAGATTCTGGTTGAAGACATAACGCGGCTTGAAGATTTACCCTCTTACAAATTACTCTCCCGATAG
- the LOC106774097 gene encoding ELMO domain-containing protein A-like isoform X4, giving the protein MEDRGSSFVAVRRIPQGETCHSNSAEVVAGSAAWLGRGLSCVCVQRRDSDASNSFDLTLAQEECLQRLQRRIDVPYDSSIIEHQDALRALWNAAFPEEELHGLISEQWKEMGWQGKDPSTDFRGGGFISLENFLYFARNFPKSFQDLLRKQEGDRSVWEYPFAVAGVNITYMLIQMLDLEAVKPRNLVGATFLKFLAENESAFDLLYCITFKLMDHQWLSMRASYMDFN; this is encoded by the exons ATGGAGGATAGAGGAAGCTCATTCGTTGCTGTGAGGAGAATTCCTCAAGGAGAAACCTGCCATTCAAATTCTG cTGAGGTTGTGGCGGGATCAGCAGCATGGCTTGGTCGAGGTCTGTCTTGTGTCTGTGTACAGAGAAGAGATAGTGATGCTTCTAACTCTTTCGATTTAACCCTCGCCCAG GAGGAATGCTTACAGAGGCTACAGAGACGTATAGATGTTCCCTATGATAGTTCTATTATTGAGCACCAG GATGCCCTCAGGGCTTTGTGGAATGCTGCATTTCCTGAAGAAGAGCTTCATGGCTTGATATCTGAGCAATGGAAGGAAATGGGCTGGCAAGGGAAAGATCCATCAACAGATTTTAG GGGTGGTGGTTTTATATCATTGGAAAATTTTCTTTACTTTGCTAGGAATTTCCCG aaatCCTTCCAGGATCTTTTACGAAAGCAGGAAGGAGATCGATCAGTGTGGGAATATCCATTTGCAGTTGCTGGTGTTAATATCACTTACATGCTGATACAAATGCTGGATCTTGAAGCGG TCAAGCCACGCAATCTGGTTGGAGCAacttttctaaaatttcttGCAG AAAATGAGTCAGCTTTTGATCTTCTCTATTGCATAACTTTCAAGCTAATGGATCATCAATGGCTTTCTATGCGGGCCTCATACATGGATTTTAAT TGA